Part of the Deltaproteobacteria bacterium genome is shown below.
GGTTGGCCGCATCCTGGCGGACGCGGGCGTCAACATAAGGGCCCTGTCCCTGGCCGACACCTCCGACTTCGGGGTCCTGCGCCTCATCGTCAGCAACAACCCGGCGGCAAGGAGCGCTCTGCGCAAGAACGGCTTCACCGTGCGCCTTTCCCAGGTGACCGCGGTGCGCGTGGAAGACAGGCCGGGCGGGCTTCTGGCGGTGCTGGACGTTCTGAACGACGCGGAAATAAACATCGAATACATGTACGCCTACGCCAACCCCACGGGCGGCACCGCCATAATGATCTTCCGCCTGGAGCCCCTTGATAAGGCCACGGAAGTCCTTACGGAAAAGGGCTTCACTCTCCTTTCCGGGGAGGACCTTTCAGTGCTTTGAGCCGGGCCTGAAAACAGCCGGAACGGAACTTGCGCATCCTGCGCAATCACTCGTCCTTCAACAGGGCTGCCGGTTTGACGGCATCCTCCCCGAAGCGGTCCCACAGGGCGTCAACGGCCCTGTTGAGCCGCTTTCGTTTTTCCGGGTCAAAGGCGTCGAAAAGGGATTCCTGGAAAGGCGCGCCAGGGGCGCAAAGGCCCGAAACCGAGACCCCAAGGAGCCGCACAGGGTCATGGCCCAGCCGGGTCTTTTGGGCAAGGGGCAGGCAGGCGGCGTAGAGAGTTCCTGCGTCGTCGGTGGGGGATGAAAGGGTGTGGCTCCTTGTGACGCTTGTGAAATCGCCGTAGCGGACCTTCAGGGTGACGGTGCGGCCCGCGACTCCCCTTTTGCGCAGTCGGCGGGCGGTCTTTCGGCAAAGGGCCAGGATCATGCGGAGGGCCTCCTCCCGGTCCGAAATGTCTCTGTCGAAGGTGATTTCCCGCCCGATGGACTTGGCCGCTTCGGGCGGTTCAACGGTTCGCACGTCAATCCCCCTTGAAAAATCGAAGACGATCTCCCCAAGTTTTCCAAGGTTTCTTATAAGGACCTCCCTGGGAAGCGCTCTTGCCTCGCCCACGGTGCGCACACCCAGTGTAAGGAGCTTTTTCTGCGCCAAAGGCCCAACCCCCCAAAGGCGGCCCACGGGCAGGGGAGCCAGAAAGGCCTCCGCCTCTTCGGGAGGCACCACCAAAAGGCCGTCGGGCTTGGCCATGTCGGACGCGATTTTCGCCACGAGCTTGGTGGAGGAAACCCCGGCAGAGCCCGCAAGGTGAAGCTCCGAGCGCAGCGCGGCCCTGATTTTCCGCGCAATTTCGCTTCCGTCGCCGAAAAGCCTTCTGGACCGGGTGACGTCTATGAAGGCCTCGTCCAGGGAAAGGGGCTCCACCAGGGGCGAAAACCTTCGGAAAACGGCCATCACCGCGCGGGAGACCTCGATGTAGCGCTCCATCCGCACCGGAAGGACAACGGCATGGGGGCACGCGCGAAGGGCCGCCCCAACAGGCATGGCGCTTTTCACCCCGAAGCGGCGGGCTTCGTAGGAGGCGGCGGACACCACCGAGCGCGGGCCGCCGCCCCCCACGATCACCGGAAGGCCAAAAAGTTCGGGCCGGTCCAGGATTTCCACCGAGGCGTAAAAGGCGTCCATGTCAACGTGGATTATTGCGGGCGCACGGTCCATCGGTTCGATCCAAAAAAGATAATGGTTGCCTGCAAAGCTCCCTGCCTTTATAACTGAGCCATATTAACACATTCCGACCTTTTTCCGGCAAGGGGAGCCTGTCCCATGAAAAAAGTGGCGGTTATAGGGGGAAGCTATTTTTTGGGCCGGGTTTTCGTGGAGGAGGCGCTGAAGGCTGGCGGCCTGGACATCACAGTAATCAATCGCGGGCACCGCCCCTTGAACATGCCGGGCGTAACCGAAAAAGTCTGCGACAGAAACGACGCCCAAGCCCTCAAAGCGGCCCTTGCCGCCGACACCTGGGACTGCGTGGTGGATTTCTGCGCCTATCACCAAAGCGCCATAAAGAGCCTGTTCGCGGCCCTTCCGCCGGAGGGCGCGGGCCGGTACGTTTTCATCTCCACGGTCTCGGTCTACGCCCCCACAAGGGTGCTTCCGGTGACCGAGAACGCCCCCCTTCTTTCCGCTCCCCTGCCGCTTCCGGGGCCTGCGGCCACCTACGGCTACGACAAGCGCCTGGCCGAGCACGCAGTTATCGGGCAGGGCATTCTGAAAAAAATCCCCTATACCATTCTTCGCCCGGTGGTTGTTTTCGGGCGCTACAACTACGCGCCACGGGAGAGCTATTTTTTCGACCTGGTTGAAAATGGCCAGGCCGTCACCATCCCCAAGGGCGACATGGCTCTTTTCCAGTTCGTATACGTGGCCGACGTGGCCCGCGCCGTCATCCAAAGCCTTGAAAGCGAAAAGGCGGCGGATGCCGTCTATAACCTTGCTGCCCCCGAACTCATCTCATACGGGCGGCTGGCGGACGTCCTGGAACAGGCCATGGAGCGCAAGATAGAGACCCAGGTAATGCCGGTTTCCAAGATCGAGGCCGAGCGCATCCCGCTTCCCTTTCCCCTTTCCGAGCACTGGATTCACTCCGGGGAAAAGATCGTGCGGGAGCTCCAGTTTTCCTACACCCCGCTGGTGGCCGCCATGAAGGAAACCTACAGGGATTA
Proteins encoded:
- a CDS encoding ACT domain-containing protein codes for the protein MHVEQISIFLENKAGRLAEVGRILADAGVNIRALSLADTSDFGVLRLIVSNNPAARSALRKNGFTVRLSQVTAVRVEDRPGGLLAVLDVLNDAEINIEYMYAYANPTGGTAIMIFRLEPLDKATEVLTEKGFTLLSGEDLSVL
- a CDS encoding DNA polymerase IV; its protein translation is MDRAPAIIHVDMDAFYASVEILDRPELFGLPVIVGGGGPRSVVSAASYEARRFGVKSAMPVGAALRACPHAVVLPVRMERYIEVSRAVMAVFRRFSPLVEPLSLDEAFIDVTRSRRLFGDGSEIARKIRAALRSELHLAGSAGVSSTKLVAKIASDMAKPDGLLVVPPEEAEAFLAPLPVGRLWGVGPLAQKKLLTLGVRTVGEARALPREVLIRNLGKLGEIVFDFSRGIDVRTVEPPEAAKSIGREITFDRDISDREEALRMILALCRKTARRLRKRGVAGRTVTLKVRYGDFTSVTRSHTLSSPTDDAGTLYAACLPLAQKTRLGHDPVRLLGVSVSGLCAPGAPFQESLFDAFDPEKRKRLNRAVDALWDRFGEDAVKPAALLKDE
- a CDS encoding NAD-dependent epimerase/dehydratase family protein, whose product is MKKVAVIGGSYFLGRVFVEEALKAGGLDITVINRGHRPLNMPGVTEKVCDRNDAQALKAALAADTWDCVVDFCAYHQSAIKSLFAALPPEGAGRYVFISTVSVYAPTRVLPVTENAPLLSAPLPLPGPAATYGYDKRLAEHAVIGQGILKKIPYTILRPVVVFGRYNYAPRESYFFDLVENGQAVTIPKGDMALFQFVYVADVARAVIQSLESEKAADAVYNLAAPELISYGRLADVLEQAMERKIETQVMPVSKIEAERIPLPFPLSEHWIHSGEKIVRELQFSYTPLVAAMKETYRDYRKDLR